One window of Triplophysa rosa linkage group LG10, Trosa_1v2, whole genome shotgun sequence genomic DNA carries:
- the tex36 gene encoding testis-expressed protein 36, which produces MSQGGKRYFNKNKNSGNWFMHIGTPQTEQTRELCTSTGSMLAHGVPQPLIQGEKRYPKIFINLEKKTIGRDFTFSAHDNRAALQDAIDVYDQGFGRKKCLDERRQHNSHFCLCHHDTPLGSEKRDHSAYQTDFLPKQETEATGATITRRFPRNHSARSQINAQAQAGECFMWFGKHNSKETISLSVLATSNH; this is translated from the exons ATGAGTCAAGGAGGCAAGAGATACTTTAACAAGAACAAGAACAGTGGAAACTGG TTTATGCATATTGGTACACCCCAGACAGAACAAACACGAGAACTGTGTACCAGCACAGGTTCAATGCTGGCACATGGAGTCCCTCAACCCCTGATACAAGGAGAAAAGAGATACCCCAAAATATTCATTAATCTTGAAAAG aaaacaatagGCAGAGACTTTACATTCTCAGCGCATGATAATCGTGCAGCTCTGCAGGACGCTATTGACGTGTATGATCAG GGCTTCGGGCGTAAGAAATGTCTTGATGAGCGACGACAGCATAACTCTCATTTCTGCCTGTGCCATCACGACACCCCGCTCGGGTCAGAAAAGCGGGACCACTCTGCCTATCAGACTGACTTCCTGCCCAAACAGGAAACAGAGGCCACAGGAGCCACAATTACAAGGCGCTTCCCCAGAAACCACTCAGCGAGGTCTCAAATAAACGCTCAAGCTCAGGCTGGAGAGTGCTTCATGTGGTTTGGGAAACATAACTCTAAAGAGACCATTTCACTAAGTGTACTAGCCACCAGCAACCATTAA